In one window of Opitutus sp. GAS368 DNA:
- the murF gene encoding UDP-N-acetylmuramoyl-tripeptide--D-alanyl-D-alanine ligase: MPAFSPEKLATWTGGSWTRIPGGAVTGFNQDTRTLSAGQVFVALRTDRRDGHDFLKGAQQGGAVAALVGREVTGTTLPQLVTADPLGAFQRIAREHRREFHGTVVGVTGSVGKTSTKDLLALLLGGSPDVLATEGNLNNHIGVPLTLTRLDAAHRAAVIEAGISLPGEMAGLAEMIEPDHSVVTLVAPAHLEKLGSLAGVAAEKARLPAANRAGGLAVFPVSCWAHEPFRTLANPLVLVPESEGPAKVPARTVKFSVFHRPERTEVTFEGRRRFVLRRVSAGMAQNAALALTLASELGVKDAALQTRLENWAPSKWRGELRQSGEATVYCDFYNANPAAMTDAIDAFNGAVPADLPRLYVLGSMEELGADSATYHRSLGRLLHLRRGDFLFALGSQAAALREGLLENGNDPAQVAVIADVAPVRERLAGFKGAVFLKGSRRYQLETVLDPHAPAHAH; encoded by the coding sequence ATGCCCGCCTTCTCCCCAGAAAAACTCGCCACGTGGACCGGCGGGTCTTGGACCCGCATTCCCGGCGGGGCGGTCACGGGCTTCAACCAGGACACGCGCACGCTGAGCGCGGGGCAGGTGTTTGTCGCGCTCCGGACGGACCGGCGCGACGGCCATGATTTTCTCAAGGGCGCGCAGCAGGGTGGGGCGGTCGCCGCGCTCGTCGGCCGCGAGGTCACCGGGACGACGCTGCCGCAACTGGTGACGGCCGACCCGCTCGGCGCCTTCCAGCGCATCGCCCGCGAACACCGCCGCGAATTCCACGGCACCGTGGTCGGCGTGACCGGCAGCGTGGGCAAGACCTCGACGAAGGACCTGCTGGCGCTGCTGCTCGGCGGCAGCCCCGACGTCCTCGCGACCGAGGGCAACCTGAACAATCACATCGGCGTCCCGCTGACGCTCACGCGGCTCGACGCCGCGCATCGCGCGGCCGTCATCGAGGCCGGCATCAGCCTGCCCGGCGAGATGGCCGGCCTGGCCGAGATGATCGAGCCCGACCACAGCGTCGTCACTCTCGTGGCGCCGGCGCACCTCGAGAAACTCGGCTCGCTGGCGGGCGTGGCGGCCGAGAAGGCCCGGCTGCCCGCGGCCAACCGCGCCGGCGGCCTCGCCGTGTTTCCCGTTTCCTGCTGGGCCCACGAGCCGTTCCGGACGCTGGCCAACCCGCTCGTGCTGGTGCCGGAGAGCGAGGGCCCGGCCAAGGTGCCGGCCCGCACCGTGAAATTCAGCGTCTTCCATCGCCCCGAGCGCACCGAGGTGACGTTCGAGGGCCGCCGCCGCTTTGTCCTCCGCCGCGTCTCGGCCGGCATGGCGCAGAACGCGGCGCTGGCCCTGACGCTCGCTTCCGAGCTGGGCGTGAAGGACGCGGCTTTGCAGACCCGCTTGGAAAACTGGGCGCCCTCGAAGTGGCGCGGCGAACTCCGCCAGAGCGGCGAGGCCACGGTGTATTGCGATTTCTACAACGCCAACCCGGCCGCGATGACCGACGCGATCGACGCATTCAACGGGGCGGTGCCGGCCGACCTGCCGCGGCTCTACGTGCTCGGCTCGATGGAGGAACTCGGCGCCGACTCGGCCACCTATCACCGCTCGCTCGGCCGGCTGCTGCACCTCCGGCGCGGCGACTTCCTCTTCGCCCTCGGCAGTCAGGCCGCCGCGCTCCGCGAGGGCCTGCTCGAAAACGGCAACGATCCGGCCCAGGTCGCCGTCATCGCCGACGTCGCGCCGGTGCGCGAGCGCCTCGCCGGCTTCAAGGGTGCCGTCTTCCTGAAAGGCAGCCGCCGCTACCAACTCGAAACCGTGCTCGATCCGCACGCTCCCGCCCATGCCCACTGA
- a CDS encoding UDP-N-acetylmuramoyl-L-alanyl-D-glutamate--2,6-diaminopimelate ligase: MIGYLTPNHPLVAAFRSLPKTRTRPADPVSQRIFKMAPKLSDYFRDGEFLSSKGDLDRPISGLAMDSRRVMPGNLFFALPGRRTDGTSFVDEAIQRGAVAVVGERIPSGTAARVTYLQVADARRALALVSQRYFNFPDKALDLVGVTGTNGKTTVTSLIKHLLATPAQRVGLIGTVHYDLGARIVPSYRTTPESLELYGMLAQMRDAGCRQAAMEVSSHGIDQHRVLGMQFGVAVFTNLTRDHLDYHRTMEEYFAVKSRIFGGGSGPVPRAAAINLDDPYGRQLAAAVPPSVKVVTFGESPAATVRAEHVRLNFKNTLLRLVWPEGSIEVESPFIGRYNVSNLLAAFAACYALGRDPSVIAARLKSFGGVPGRMERIEEGQPFNVLVDYAHTDDALHNALGMLRAITPGRLFVVFGCGGNRDRSKRPLMTGAVQEFADHAWATADNPRGEALGRIFGDMQAGVTDAAKITFTEDRRRAISLALDAARAGDCLLIAGKGHENYQELADTIVPFDDRQVVRELIGIKSIKPA, translated from the coding sequence GTGATCGGCTACCTCACACCCAATCATCCCCTCGTCGCCGCCTTCCGCTCCCTGCCCAAAACCCGCACCCGCCCGGCCGACCCCGTCTCCCAGCGAATCTTCAAAATGGCTCCCAAGCTCTCCGACTATTTCCGCGACGGGGAATTTCTCTCGAGCAAGGGCGACCTGGACCGGCCGATCTCGGGCCTGGCGATGGACAGCCGCCGCGTGATGCCGGGCAACCTCTTCTTCGCGCTGCCGGGCCGGCGGACCGACGGCACCTCCTTCGTGGACGAGGCCATCCAGCGCGGAGCCGTCGCCGTCGTGGGCGAGAGAATCCCCTCCGGCACCGCCGCGCGCGTGACCTACCTCCAGGTCGCCGATGCCCGCCGGGCGCTCGCCCTGGTGTCGCAGCGCTACTTCAACTTCCCCGACAAGGCCCTCGACCTCGTCGGCGTGACCGGCACCAACGGCAAGACCACCGTCACGAGCCTGATCAAGCACCTGCTCGCGACGCCGGCCCAGCGCGTCGGCCTCATCGGCACGGTCCACTACGACCTTGGCGCCCGCATCGTGCCGTCCTACCGGACGACCCCGGAGTCGCTCGAACTCTACGGGATGCTCGCCCAGATGCGCGACGCCGGCTGCCGCCAGGCCGCCATGGAGGTCAGCTCCCACGGCATCGACCAGCACCGCGTGCTCGGCATGCAGTTTGGGGTGGCGGTTTTCACCAACCTCACCCGCGACCATCTCGATTACCACCGGACGATGGAGGAATACTTCGCGGTGAAATCCCGGATCTTCGGCGGCGGCTCCGGTCCGGTGCCCCGCGCCGCGGCGATCAACCTGGACGATCCCTACGGCCGGCAGCTCGCGGCGGCCGTGCCGCCGTCCGTCAAGGTCGTCACCTTCGGCGAATCGCCCGCGGCCACCGTCCGCGCCGAGCACGTCCGCTTGAATTTCAAGAACACGCTGCTCCGCCTCGTCTGGCCCGAGGGCAGCATCGAGGTCGAAAGCCCGTTCATCGGCCGCTACAACGTGAGCAACCTGCTGGCCGCCTTTGCCGCCTGCTACGCGCTGGGCCGCGATCCGTCGGTCATCGCCGCGCGGCTCAAGAGTTTCGGCGGCGTCCCGGGCCGCATGGAGCGGATCGAGGAAGGCCAGCCCTTCAATGTCCTCGTGGACTATGCGCACACCGACGACGCGCTGCACAACGCCCTCGGCATGCTCCGCGCCATCACGCCGGGCCGGCTGTTCGTGGTGTTCGGCTGCGGCGGCAACCGCGACCGCAGCAAGCGCCCGCTGATGACCGGCGCCGTGCAGGAGTTCGCCGATCATGCCTGGGCCACGGCCGACAACCCGCGCGGCGAGGCGCTCGGCCGGATCTTCGGCGACATGCAGGCCGGGGTGACGGACGCAGCGAAGATCACCTTCACCGAGGACCGTCGCCGCGCCATCAGCCTGGCGCTCGACGCCGCCCGTGCGGGCGACTGCCTGCTGATCGCCGGCAAGGGCCACGAGAATTACCAGGAACTCGCCGACACCATCGTGCCGTTCGACGACCGCCAGGTCGTCCGCGAGCTGATCGGCATCAAGAGCATCAAACCCGCCTGA